In Amphiura filiformis chromosome 1, Afil_fr2py, whole genome shotgun sequence, the following are encoded in one genomic region:
- the LOC140152063 gene encoding condensin complex subunit 2-like, with protein sequence MPTAPDLSTPTGQVGSFQRHISSSSGTPAGSITPKNFISPTTSSRRPRGVLTSVSNVLSYTAENDDAAEKKQRRRSQVLVMQRQYESPGTPQDRRRSLPTSGMSNAQLSDHYANCIKLSAENKINAKNAFGLHLIDHMAEVLKEKKGELNFQVASCTLDASAKIYAGRVDAIHAETYKIMGGLGHGDKHKGGDDGEGSQEMHTKKKKRRHCNTIEANIKNLNCNKIDPGFEVDPFFHKMSAAFDEGGTFGLLLNHLHRRGDCSELVLDSRCSLPTSVDTDQKDQSTQTNVDLKEFKDVFSAGANRMESLQVCPQFADFEFTKWNQDGEDTFSTMMSKLASSEQAFDVHAAPEPLEDPMMHMDNFAGPPPDADDFSDDDMAGDMTCIGGAGEASMFIADGSEAKMMRSGCTSASTTNGSASQLCLQMSLEPTEYSYFNMKALSTWAGPQHWNFRPRTQAATVGTEGKKTRTKKEPFRINFEVELDEKPFSTSRAATTLSKRTLSKYKQTSTMLPEDVHYNPDKLFKLFSKTNYIVKRQLGVSGTEVDDDVGGYDYDNANDCANFCPNTEPDDYDDDVGSGLNDFSAAPSDGSQTLGFSSHSFANESVFDATMLQGDKLVAQPHKVAKIDITYARTAKRVDVKRLKSLMWGHLITPKVEAEKENTEEKEPKTKENEMADDGVAGMQSFKDVYDSLPARLSQTMSKNLSVPIAFVCLLHLANEKCLKITRKEESQDLVIIQDHC encoded by the exons ATGCCCACTGCACCTGATCTATCTACCCCAACGGGGCAAGTGGGGTCCTTCCAGCGTCACATCAGCTCTTCATCCGGAACACCCGCTGGTAGCATCACACCAAAGAACTTCATATCACCTACCACATCATCCAGACGGCCTCGTGGGGTACTGACAAGTGTTAGTAATGTACTGTCATacacagcagaaaatgatgatgCAGCAGAGAAGAAACAGAGGCGCAGATCCCAGGTTCTGGTGATGCAGAGGCAGTATGAAAGCCCTGGAACACCACAAGATAG GAGGAGATCATTACCCACAAGTGGGATGAGCAATGCCCAACTCTCTGATCATTATGCCAACTGTATCAAACTCTCAGCAGAAAAT AAAATCAATGCTAAGAATGCATTTGGACTTCATCTCATTGATCACATGGCAGAGGTACTCAAGGAGAAGAAAGGGGAACTTAACTTTCAG GTTGCTAGTTGTACACTAGATGCCAGTGCCAAGATTTATGCTGGTAGGGTGGATGCCATCCATGCAGAGACATACAAGATTATGGGAGGGCTGGGACATGGTGACAAACATAAAG GTGGAGATGATGGTGAAGGAAGTCAGGAAATGCACACCAAGAAAAAGAAAAGG AGACACTGCAACACTATAGAAGCCAACATCAAGAATTTGAACTGCAACAAGATTGATCCTGGATTTGAG GTTGATCCATTCTTTCACAAGATGTCAGCAGCCTTTGATGAAGGTGGTACCTTTGGCCTCTTACTAAATCATCTACATCGCCGTGGGGATTGCTCTGAACTTGTCTTGGATTCCAGATGCTCATTGCCAACTTCGGTGGATACTGATCAAAAAGACCAATCTACACAGACCAATGTGGATCTGAAGGAATTCAAAG ATGTGTTTTCAGCAGGCGCAAATAGGATGGAATCCCTACAGGTCTGCCCACAGTTTGCAGACTTTGAATTCACAAAGTGGAATCAGGATGGAGAG GACACCTTCAGTACTATGATGAGCAAGCTAGCATCAAGTGAACAGGCGTTTGATGTGCATGCTGCCCCTGAGCCTCTTGAAGATCCTATGATGCACATGGATAATTTCGCTGGTCCTCCGCCAGATGCAGATGATTTCAGTGATGACGACATGGCTGGTGACATGACCTGTATTGGTGGTGCTGGAGAAGCGTCAATGTTTATAGCTGATGGAAGTGAAGCCAAGATGATGAGATCAGGGTGTACGAG tGCCAGCACAACAAATGGATCAGCAAGTCAGTTATGTTTACAGATGAGCTTAGAACCAACAGAGTATTCCTACTTCAACATGAAGGCCCTGAGCACCTGGGCTGGACCTCAACATTGGAACTTCAGGCCTAGGACTCAAG CGGCTACCGTGGGGACAGAAGGCAAGAAGACTCGCACAAAGAAGGAACCATTCAGGATCAATTTTGAAGTGGAACTGGATGAAAAACCTTTCTCAACATCAAGG GCAGCGACAACCTTATCCAAGCGAACACTTTCCAAGTATAAACAAACCTCTACAATGTTACCAGAAGATGTACACTACAACCCAGACAAGTTATTCAAACTGTTCTCCAAGACCAATTATATT GTAAAACGTCAACTTGGTGTTAGTGGAACGGAAGTAGATGATGATGTTGGTGGATATGATTATGACAACGCCAATGATTGCGCTAACTTTTGTCCCAACACTGAG CCtgatgactatgatgatgatgtcggCAGTGGTCTCAATGACTTCAGTGCAGCACCTAGTGATGGCAGTCAAACGTTGGGTTTCTCAAGTCACAGCTTTGCAAATGAGAGTGTATTTGATGCTACTATGCTTCAAGGAGATAAATTGGTGGCACAACCTCACAAG GTTGCCAAGATAGACATCACCTATGCTAGGACAGCTAAAAGAGTGGATGTAAAGCGTCTCAAATCACTCATGTGGGGTCACCTTATCACACCTAAGGTTGAAGCAGAAAAG GAAAATACAGAGGAGAAAGAACCCAAGACAAAGGAAAATGAAATGGCAGATGATGGAGTCGCTGGAATGCAATCATTCAAAGACGTGTATGATTCACTGCCAGCCAGACTTTCGCAGACAATGTCTAAGAATTTGAGTGTTCCTATTGCATTTGTGTGTCTGTTACATCTGGCCAATGAAAAG TGTTTGAAAATCACCAGGAAAGAGGAATCACAGGACCTTGTTATTATTCAAGACCACTGCTAG